In the Deltaproteobacteria bacterium genome, AGGCCTACAGGTCTCCGACGATGAGTTTCAAGCGCTCAATATCAAACCCGGTAAGTTTCATGGCGATTGGAACTATACGCTTCTTCCTCGCTCTTAATCGGTAACTTAATTCTTGCCCATGCCTTAGCCGCGATCGGTCGACTGGCGGCTGGGATCGCGCATGAGGTCCGTAACCCTCTCGGTGTTATCCGCGCCTCGGCATCGATGATTCGTGAGCACTTTACTGCCGCAGAGGAAGCGTATCGCGCGTGTGACTTTATCCGCGAGGAAATTTACCGCTTGAATAGCTTGATTACCGCCTTGTTAAACTTCGCTCGTCCAGCCGAATTGCGCTTACAGTCGGTGATGGTCCATGAGGTCATCGATAAAGCGCTGCTGCTGACCAAAGACGAACTTCAACGTCGCGATATAACTGTGATCCGAGAGGGCGATCGACAGGTAACGTCAGTGATGGCTGACCCAGACCTGGTCGCGCAAGTCGTGTTTGGGCTCCTCACCAATGCGGCTGAAGCGATCGGTAGTCATGGGCAAATCACGCTACGGACGCGAGGCATCCGCGAAGATGTGAGCGTGGAGGTTATTGATACCGGACCTGGCATTGCGCCAGCCGACGCGGAGCGAGTGTTTGAACCCTTTTTTACTACCAAACCCTCCGGCACTGGCCTCGGACTACCGATGGCTGCACGGATCGTGCAAGCTCATGGCGGTGCGATTGAAGTGGTAACCAATACAAGCACAGAAACAATCCGCTCCGGTGCGCGCTTCCGGTTACGTTTGCCGGTGCGGGGACCGCTGACAATGCAGGAGCAGGCGGAATGAAGCCGCGCTTGATGATTCTCGATGATGAGCAACGGATGGTGGATATTCTCGCGATGGTCTTTCGTCGTGAGGGATATGAGGTGTCTCCCTTTGTCGATGCGCGGACAGCCCTCGCTGTACTGCAGGCTGAACCCTGCGATGTCCTGATCACAGACCTCAAAATGCCTGGTGCCGACGGGCTGACGGTGTTACAGCACGCCAAGCAGATCGACGCAGAACTCCCTGTGATTCTGATCACTGCGCACGCCACAGTCTCCACAGCCATTGCCGCGATGCGCCACGGCGCATTTGATTACGTGGAAAAACCCTTCGACAACGATGAACTCAAAGCGCTCGTCCGTCTCGCACTCGATGTCACCCGCTTAGCGCGCGACAACCGCTACCTTCGTGCCGAATTACGCAGCCGTTACCAACCCGATGCCTTGATCGCAGAAAGCGCAGTGATGCACGACGTGTTGGCCTTGGTGCGCCGCGCGGCGAGAAGTCGGAGCACTGTTCTGGTTACCGGCGAGAGTGGCACTGGCAAAGAAGTGATCGCTCGCGCGGTGCATTATCACAGTGATCGCGTCAGTGGTCCGTTTGTCGCCGTCAATTGTAAAGCCTTCGCCGAGAGTGTTTTGGAATCAGAACTATTCGGCCATGAGAAAGGAGCGTTTACCGGCGCAGATCGTACCAAAGCTGGACTGTTCGAGCGCGCCGATGGCGGCACGCTGTTTCTCGACGAGATCGCGGAAGTCAGCGCCGACGCGCAAGCGAAGCTGTTGCGCGTGCTGCAGGAGCGGCGTTTCTACCGTGTCGGTGGGACCACCGAGCGTGCGGTCGATGTACGCCTCGTGGCCGCGACGAATCGTGACCTGCGTGCAGAGGTAACCGCCGGTCGTTTTCGTGAGGACCTCTACTTTCGCCTCGCAGTGATTCCGATTCATTTGCCTCCGTTGCGGGATCGCCCCGAGGACATCCTCCCGCTGGCGCAGCATTTCCTCGCTAAGTGGAACGCGGAGCTGTCGCGCCACGTCAACGGGTGGACTCCAGCAGTTGACGAGTATCTGCGTCGACATTCCTGGCCAGGGAACGTACGCGAACTGGAGAATATCATCGAGCGCGGCGTCGTTCTTGCCCAGCACGATCATCTTGAGTTGGCAGATTTACTGATCGACGGGACTCATGACACATCCTCACCCGAGAAAACGATGTCGCACGAGAACTTGCAAACCTTTCTCGATCGTGCCGCCGCAGACCACGTACGTGCGGTATTGAAGGAAGTCGGCGGTGCCCGAGGTGAGGCCGCCAAACGCCTTGGCATTGAACGGACGACGTTGTATCGCTTGATGAGAAAGTATGGCATTGGAGATGGTGGGTAATGCAGGAGCCTGTCGCAGGGAGCGGTTCCTGTACCTAGTGCTGAAGGAGGGGCAGATCGTGAGGAACTTCATTCGTGCGGGCTTCCTGGTTTGCACGCTACTCGTGGCTTCATTACTGGGAGTGTATACAGCGCCACTCTGGGCCGAGAGCCAAAAGCCAGAACGTGTGCATCTCACCTGGCTATCGGTCACTAACTGGCTGTTTGAGGTAGGATCGACCCGTATTCTCACCGATGGCTATATCACACGCATTCCAGAATCTGCCTTTTCGGGTGTGGGTTTTGCCACGGCGACGCCTAGTAAGCCGGACGAAGCAGCAATACAGCGAGTCATCGCGGCTCTGGGCGAGAGTGGTAAAGTTGATTTTATCCTGACCGGCCATAGCCACTTTGATCATTCTTTTGACACCGCGACGTGGGCTAAACTCACCGGAGCCCGTATCATCGGGGCACGTTCCACCTGTCTCCAGGCGGTGGCACAGGGAGTGCCAGAACGGCAATGCACAACGGTAGAGGGAGGAGAAGTACTCTCACTGGGCGAGCATGCCACTGTCCGTGTTGTCCGCTGGAATCACAGTGGTGATGTGGCGACACCTATGGGTCGCGTCCTCTATACGCCAGTTGAGTTAGCGAAGAACCCTGCGGTTGCCGCCGGTGCTGAGGGCCTCCGGCCCGGTACGTTGGAGGACTTTCCCAACGGCGGTGGCGCGCGTGCATACCTCTTCACTGTGAGTACAGCCAAAGGAGCGGTCAGTTGGTTCTATTCCAACACTGGCAATGCCGACACCTTTCAGAAGGCAGCGCCCATAGACGAGCAGTTCTTCAAAGCACAGGGCTTCACGTTTGCCAATCTCACGTTCGTGCCACCCCAAGCGTCGTCACAGGACAACCTGCGTGGTGCTATGAGAGCAGCAAAACTTGAGCAGGTGGCACTGTGGATTGGCTACAGCGACCGTCGACTCGCTGAGGTCGTTGGCAAGGTCCTGCGGCCACAAACGCATATTCCTCACCACTGGGACGGTTTGTTTACTTCCTTCTTTGCTGGCGTGCCGTATGCGTACGCCTCCATCGCCGGGACAGACGACACTATCGCAGAATGTGAAAGACAGGCGATTACGCTGCTTGCGCCGCTACAGTATTTGGATAAATACCAATTGACTACACAAGGAGTGACAACGGTCGCCAACGACGGGTTGAAACAGAAGCTAGCGCTACCACAGCCGCCGTCGCCACCGTCCGCGGCAGAGCGTGGCCGTATCATTGCGCACAACGATTGATGTGGGAGTGATGGAGCGTTATGGAACCAGTAACCGTTCTCGTGTTGGGCGCTGTCGGTGAACAACCACTGGAACGCATTGCTGCGGTCGATCCGCGCATTCGCGTGATCGATGCACGAGGCGTGTTCGAAGTGGAGTACGCCGAGACGTGGCCCACGGAAACTGTCGAACGTTACGTTCCCAAGTCCTTGATTGCAGGCAGTAAGACGACGCGGGCTGAGCGCGAGGCATTGTTGGCTCAGGCTGAGGTGATCTGCATCCGTTTCCCTTTTCCACTTGATCTTCATGCCCGTGCGCCGCGGTTGCGGTGGCTTCATCAAACACCGGCAGGTGCATCAAACTTGCGTATGGGCGATCTGTGGGGCAGTAATGTGACCGCCACTACCTCACGTGGAGTGAACAATGCTCTGCCGATCGCGGAGTATGTGGTTGCTGGCGTGTTGATGTTCGCTAAATCGCTGCCGCAGGCGTTTCATGATCAGCAACAGCAGAGTTTTGATCGTCGTGCATACCGCTCGATTCTGCTGCAGGGAAAGACACTAGGCGTTGTCGGCTTGGGTGGCATCGGCAGTGAAGTCGCCCGCCTCGCCAAAGCAGTGGGCATGCGCGTAATCGCGACGCGGCGCTCAGTGCGCGCGCCTGAACAAAACACGCAGGGTGTCGAGCAGCTCCTTCCACCTAAGGCACTGTCGTCGTTACTCAGTGAGAGTGACGTTGTTGCGGTGTGTGCGCAGTGGACCCCAGAGACCGACAAGCTGCTTGGGGCAGCGCAGTTGCAGGCGATGAAACCAACAGCATATCTCATCAACGTCGCGCGCGGAGAACTGATCGATCAAACGGCGCTGGTAACCGCGCTGCGCGAACGGCGGATTGCTGGCGCCATGCTTGATGTCTACGACGGCGAATTCACCGGCCCGCCACCCGCAGAGCTGTGGGAGTTGCCCAACGTGGTTATCACACCTCACACCTCCGTTGGCACGGATGTGTCCCTGGCGAAAGGCTTGGACCTTTTTTGTGACAACCTGCGTCGCTACCTTAACAACGAGCCGCTGGCCAACGTTATTGATTGGCAACGAGGGTATTAGCAATTCGTGGATTAGTGATACTCCGTGAAAATCACGAGTTCGAGTACGGATTTTCACGGAGTATTGTTTTTGTGGGTTATCGGTCTGCGACCCCCATTCATGTACAAAACTACCACATCACTTTCAGTAATCTACAGACGCACCGACATTTGGCTCGCTCCCTGTACTTTCGGCGATTTACACTGGAGTACGCTTTATTCTGACGAGTCTCAAAACCGATTAGAAAAGCAATTGGGCTCGGACCTGGAGGATATTGGCATCCGCGAACGCACTGCGGTGCGCGAGGCTATAGTTAGCCATAACCCGCATGTTCGGGTTCAGATACCAGTTAACACCGGTGGTGAAGCCGCTAAGTTTCCCACCGCGAACGGTTCTGTCGTTCAAATCCAACGCCGAATAGCGCATGGCGATTTCCCATGCACCCCAATGCCCCTGGCCATCGAAGTTTTGCTTCGGTGACACGCCGCCAAAGAAACCACCGGTATTTTTGTACTGGCGATTTTCGCCAGTGAGAAAATAACTCGCTTCCATGTAGTAGCCCGAAAATGTGAGTCCCTTCGCTTTGGGCCGCTCCACCATCGCTGAGGTATACTCTGCCTGTAACGAGAACGGGCCATACACGACGGCTAACTCTGGGTTCAGAAGGTTGATGCCGTCACTCGTCAGGTTCCCTGTATCGGCTAACACTGGCGCGAGATGGGCTTCCGGGCGCGCCCTAAAGCGGATTTGGTCATTGTTGCGAAACTTGTGGCTATACGACAAGCCAAGATGTACGAGCTTACGGCCTTGCTCCGCATACCACGGAGTTCCTGTCACCCGCATCGTCAGATTGTACTGCGAATTGCTATCGAAGCCTTTGCCGACATCATCGGTTTCGCGAAATCCACCGATCGCCCATGTCATCCGTTTATCGAAGGCATGGTTCTGAAGCATAATGCCTACGTTACGAGAAGGAACGAAGGCTTCTTCCAACGATGCCGATTACATAAACGTCTCATACCGGTCACTGGTGACCTCACTCAAAGCAAAGGGCTCTTTGAAGTGCCCCATGCGCATCGTCCCTACCCAGGGTAGGCTATTGAGTTGCACGTAGGCATCCATGATTTTGACGGCTCCGGCTGCCAAGTCAGACTCAAACTTATACTCCGCGGTATCGTAGAGGCTCCCTGCGACGGAAAGCCGTGCTCGCCGCATCTGTGTCCCAGTTGATGACTTGCCGAGCTTGGCTGCGAGTTTCGTATCTGGGCTTGTGTATGCCCAGTCGGCCTGGAAGTAGCCACCGGTCTGGAATTTGACTGGAGCATCATCACCGCCCTCGAAGTTCAGCCCATCTTTCCAAAAGACCCGCAGCGTGCCAGGAGTACGTTTCCCCTCCCCTGCAGATTTGCTTACCTCAGCGTTCACTTTGACCATCAGCGCGTCATACTGTTGCGTAGTGATCTGGTTGTTGGCGCGCAGGATATCCAAGATCTCCTGTGCGACGGGTTTCTCAACGGCGGTAGCTTTACCCGCTGTCTCGATTTTGTCCCCTGCTTTTGCCACGCCGCAGCATAGTAGAGCGATTGCTGCAACAAGACTATATTTTGTGAATAGCTGCTTTGTCATATGAATCTCTTTTGTGGAATCCCCCGTGTAGTCTTGTTTCGGCCACATCACCAGAGTCTTTAGTACCGAGCGAGAGGCAAGAGAGGTTATGTCACTGAGGTGCAACCTCATCTCACGCTCGGCAATCGTGACCACATTATCCGCGTTGGCATGGTTGATCGCCTTGCATACGCGTTCACTCAGAGTGAGTCATAGGAAGCATTTGATCGCTGGCTCACTGCACCGCACAAATGAACAGCGACGGAACGCGCCCCCTGCATATGCAAGAGCAGGATCGCTGGTTTGGTCATGTTGTAGAAAGTGGTGTTGCGATAGGGGGAATTGACGACAAGAGGGATAAACAGAAGCCCGGACGGTATGATCCTACATTGGACGCGAGAACATTCGTACACTTCGTCTTCGGACGTTTCACCCCTGTCATTCTGAGCGGAGCGAAGAATCTCTCTGCGAGACCCTTCGTTTCACTCAGGGTGACAATCCGGTTGTGTCGATCTTCTGTGGCTTGATGTAGTTGCGGTAGTGTGCGCTATGCGCACGCTACGGCTTCTTGCTTCACTAACAGAGTGTACCACGCTTTTGTGCTTTGCGTTAGGTAAACGAAAGTTCACGAATCGGGTTGGTACCATCCCACCGGCGCGCCTCGTCACGAATCTTCATCATCGTGTCATACAAAGGTGTTTCTTTCAGGTCCGCCATTTCGTAGAGCAATCCGCCTGGCGCTGAGTCGGTGGCAAAATAGACAAAGCGAATGTTACTGCCTGGCACGACACCTTCATGCGCTGGCTGTACACCGCGTGCACGAGCGGCCTGGTAGGTTTGGTCATACTCTGCGCGCGTTGTCCACGAAGACACATGCTGACAGCCTTCATGACCAGCCAAAAGAAAATCACGATAGGCACTGGGATGATCGTCATGCTGTTGGATCAACTCGATTTGCATCTCACCGGAAAAACCCAGTGCAAGGGTCACATGCGGTGCTGGTGCCGGTTTGCCACGGTAGAGATAATCGGTCGGGACAAAATTCTTGAACAAATAGAAAGGTCCAACGCCCATCGTCTCGGTCCAATAACGTAGCGCCTTATCGAGGTCGCGCACGACAAAGGCAATCTGTCGCATTTCGCCAAATAAGCGGCTCATAAACGATCCTCCTTTGCTGAGTGGTCTCTTCTCATAGCAAAAGATTTCTCTTTCGTAACCTGAGCCTTTTTCATGGTGAAACTGTGGACAGGGGTGGCGATCTCCGATAGGTGTTCAGATCGATCCATTCAAGGAGAAGGTGCTATGGCAACGACTCAATCTCAGACCCCTTCGTACCGTTTCGACGACCGTAACATTCGCTGGCAGAAGTTAGGGGACTTTGAACATTTTGAAGTATTTATCTTCGCCGTTGATGAGAAGAACAACATCGCTGATTTCATCGTCAAGTTTGCAGCGAACGAGAAGATCTTCATCCACCGCCATCTTGCACTGACGAATACGTTTGTGGTCGATGGCGAGCACATCATCTATGAACCCGATGGCAAGAAGAGAGAAGTGCGTCCAGTTGGTCGGTTTACTTCCAGCAAACCTGGAGACGCGCATAAAGAAGGGGGTGGCGCCAGCGGCTGTGTGTTGCAGTACAGCGTACGCGGCGAGAGCGATGAGTTGTTCCATGTCCTTGATGAACAATTGAATGTTCTCGGAACACTGCGCACCGGGGACTTCAAAGCCGCGCTTGATGCGCAGAATCAATAATCATGCAGAAATACGCCAGTGCCGGATTGGGAGTTACGCCGCAGGGCGTTCTCTTGCCTCCTGAGCGGATTGGGTAACAATGCCAAACCTGGAACAATGGCACGACATATGGAGAGGCTTAGGCGTCACCAACGGCAATGTTCCCTTATTCTACGAACTGCTAGGGCGCTATTCTGAAGCGCACCGCAGCTACCACACCGCCCAGCATCTTGACGAATGCTTGGCGTGGATACCCCATGTGCAGCCACTTGCGCACCATCCACACGAAATTGCTCTCGCCCTGTGGTTTCACGACGTCATCTATGACGCCAAACGCCAAGATAATGAACTGCGGAGTGCAGAATGGGCAAAGGCTGAAGTGTTGCGAGCAGGATTGCCAGACGACAGCGCGAACCGGGTCTATGAGTTAGTCATGGTAACCCGTCATAGTGCGGTTCCTGTAGAGACCGACGCGAAAATTCTCGTCGATATCGATCTTTCCATTCTGGGCGCACTCACCGAACGCTTCGATGAATACGAACGGCAGGTTCGTAGCGAGTACGCGTGGGCGCCAGAAGATCTCTTTCGCCAAACCCGCAAGAAGATCCTTCAAGAGTTTCTTGCACGCCCCAGAATCTTCAATATGGCGTATTTCTTCGATCGCTATGAAATCAGTGCGCGAGCTAACTTGCAGCGGTCTATCAACGCACTCAGAACCTAGCAACTCAATCGGTCGTAATTTCAAGAGCCAAATCCGATCACGAGTGGTGCCACTCATCCTTGAAAATCGGGAGTTCAAGTCAGGATTTTCAAGGATGAGTGCTTTTGCTGAAGAGAAGCAGGACAGGCTTATTCCGGCCTACAATTTACGCTTCCTGCCGTGGCTCGACATTGAAGTCCGCTAAATTGGCTTCTTTGGTCATGTCGTAGAAGGTGGTGTTCTTATACGGCGAGTTGACGACGATTCTCCCGCGATCATTGCGATAGTAGGTCTCCATGCCGGGATGTGTCCACACCATGTTGGCGTGGGCTTTGTCGACGCCTTCGATGTAGGCGTCCTGTACGTCTTGGCGGCATTCGACTGCACCAAGATTTTGCGTCAACATTTTTTTCATCACGTCCATGACGTAGCGCATCTGCATTTCGACGACGAAGATGAGGCTGCCGCCGTGGCCGGGTTGCAGGTTTGGACCGTAGAGACAGAAGAAGTTGGGGAAGTCAGGGATGACCGTACCGAGATAGGCCTTGGCGTTGTCATCTTCCCAGACCTCGCGCAAGCTGCGACCTGAGCGTCCGTGGGCCTCGAAGGTTGTCAGAAAACGCAAGACATCGAAGCCAGTGGCGACGATCAACACGTCGGCTTCATATTCTTTACCGTCTTTGGTCACCACCCGATCCGGCTTGATCTCGACAATAGGATTATCCACCAGCGCGACCTTGTCGTTCTTCAACATGCGGTACCAGCCATTGTCCATCAGCATGCGCTTACCGAACGGCGGGTAGGGCGGTACGACTTTCTCCAACAAGTCTTTTCTGTCGCCGAGTTCGGAGACGATGTACTGGGTGAAATAAGCGCGATGCGAGTCGTTGGCTTTGTTGAGTGAACGATCTGGGTACTCCCAATTTGGATCTTTTTGCAAGGTGATATGAATGCGGTCGCCGAACGCCCAACCGAGGCGGATGCGATACCAGGCACGATAGAGTGGTACTTCGCGCAGCAGAAAGCGCATCGCTTCAGGGATTGGCTGACCAAACTGTTCGTTAGGGGCGACCCAATGGGTTGAGCGCTGGAAGATGGTTAACGACTTCACCTTGTCTTGGATCGCGGGTCCGGTCTGCATCGCACTCGCGCCGTTGCCGATCATCGCGACTCGTTTCCCAGTGAGATCAACATTGTCCGGCCATTCGCCGGTGTGGAAACGGGGGCCAGCGAAACGATCGAGCCCTTTGATGTTGGGAAATTTGATGGGGTTGAAGATGCCCACAGCGCTGATGAGTACATTCGATTTCATCACGTCACGTGAGCCATCGTCGCGTTGAGTCGTCACTTCCCACTTTTGCGTGTCTTTGTTGTAGTTGGCCGATTTGACCTCGGTGTTGAAGCGGATGTGTGGCAGTAAGTCGAATTTGTCTGCGACATGTTTGAGATACCCGTGCAGCTCATCGCGCAGGGCGAAATACTTCGTCCAATCATACGGAGCGAATGTGTATGAGTAGAGGTGATTAGGCGTATCGACGCCTGCACCCGGATAGCGGTTGTCACGCCAAATCCCGCCGACCTGCGAGCTTTTTTCCAAGATAGTGAACGGGATACCAGCTTGCTTGAACTTAATTGCGGCACACAAGCCTGAGACGCCAGCGCCAATGATCAGAGCATGAAATCCATCTGGGACGGGAAGTTTCTCGACGACCTCATGCTGGGCCAATGGCAGATCCGCCGCGATGAGTGGATCGTATTCCAGCGGAACCTCTTCGGCCACTGCGCAGGCCAACATTTTGCAGCGCAGTTCGGCAGACGGTTCAGGAATTGCCACGGGTTTGCCAGCACGCCACGCCAAGATTGCTTCCAGCGCCGCTTTGCGAACCTCGGCTTGAATGCGGGTAGGGAGTCCGCCGGAGTCATTATCATTCATGCCACGTGCACGATGCGGTCGATATGGTTCTTCGAGCCAACGCAGATCTCCTGTGAGTTGTACTAACACCATCAAGAGGGTGGGAACGTTGGCCGTGGCAAGAGCTTCAGTAAACTGCTCGGCGTCGCCATGACCATTTGTGAGGTTCTGATCGTTCATATGTTCCTTTCGCAGTCGTCAGTGCCGTAACCACAAAGCAAAGCCACCATAAACACTATACCCCATCAGCTCGAACAATGCGTTGTTGGAACAACCACTGGCCGTTGATCTTCACCAAGCGGTCTTCGTATTCCCCGGCCAGAGCAATCGTGGAAACGCCGCCTTTGGTCGTCGAGGTCATCAACAGGAAGCTCGTGCAGCGCGCTTCATGCCCGGTGATCTCAGGCAAGATGTTGGTCAC is a window encoding:
- a CDS encoding sigma-54-dependent Fis family transcriptional regulator codes for the protein MKPRLMILDDEQRMVDILAMVFRREGYEVSPFVDARTALAVLQAEPCDVLITDLKMPGADGLTVLQHAKQIDAELPVILITAHATVSTAIAAMRHGAFDYVEKPFDNDELKALVRLALDVTRLARDNRYLRAELRSRYQPDALIAESAVMHDVLALVRRAARSRSTVLVTGESGTGKEVIARAVHYHSDRVSGPFVAVNCKAFAESVLESELFGHEKGAFTGADRTKAGLFERADGGTLFLDEIAEVSADAQAKLLRVLQERRFYRVGGTTERAVDVRLVAATNRDLRAEVTAGRFREDLYFRLAVIPIHLPPLRDRPEDILPLAQHFLAKWNAELSRHVNGWTPAVDEYLRRHSWPGNVRELENIIERGVVLAQHDHLELADLLIDGTHDTSSPEKTMSHENLQTFLDRAAADHVRAVLKEVGGARGEAAKRLGIERTTLYRLMRKYGIGDGG
- a CDS encoding D-2-hydroxyacid dehydrogenase, encoding MEPVTVLVLGAVGEQPLERIAAVDPRIRVIDARGVFEVEYAETWPTETVERYVPKSLIAGSKTTRAEREALLAQAEVICIRFPFPLDLHARAPRLRWLHQTPAGASNLRMGDLWGSNVTATTSRGVNNALPIAEYVVAGVLMFAKSLPQAFHDQQQQSFDRRAYRSILLQGKTLGVVGLGGIGSEVARLAKAVGMRVIATRRSVRAPEQNTQGVEQLLPPKALSSLLSESDVVAVCAQWTPETDKLLGAAQLQAMKPTAYLINVARGELIDQTALVTALRERRIAGAMLDVYDGEFTGPPPAELWELPNVVITPHTSVGTDVSLAKGLDLFCDNLRRYLNNEPLANVIDWQRGY
- a CDS encoding VOC family protein gives rise to the protein MSRLFGEMRQIAFVVRDLDKALRYWTETMGVGPFYLFKNFVPTDYLYRGKPAPAPHVTLALGFSGEMQIELIQQHDDHPSAYRDFLLAGHEGCQHVSSWTTRAEYDQTYQAARARGVQPAHEGVVPGSNIRFVYFATDSAPGGLLYEMADLKETPLYDTMMKIRDEARRWDGTNPIRELSFT
- a CDS encoding regulator — translated: MATTQSQTPSYRFDDRNIRWQKLGDFEHFEVFIFAVDEKNNIADFIVKFAANEKIFIHRHLALTNTFVVDGEHIIYEPDGKKREVRPVGRFTSSKPGDAHKEGGGASGCVLQYSVRGESDELFHVLDEQLNVLGTLRTGDFKAALDAQNQ
- a CDS encoding N-methyl-D-aspartate receptor NMDAR2C subunit, encoding MPNLEQWHDIWRGLGVTNGNVPLFYELLGRYSEAHRSYHTAQHLDECLAWIPHVQPLAHHPHEIALALWFHDVIYDAKRQDNELRSAEWAKAEVLRAGLPDDSANRVYELVMVTRHSAVPVETDAKILVDIDLSILGALTERFDEYERQVRSEYAWAPEDLFRQTRKKILQEFLARPRIFNMAYFFDRYEISARANLQRSINALRT
- a CDS encoding NAD(P)/FAD-dependent oxidoreductase, producing MNDQNLTNGHGDAEQFTEALATANVPTLLMVLVQLTGDLRWLEEPYRPHRARGMNDNDSGGLPTRIQAEVRKAALEAILAWRAGKPVAIPEPSAELRCKMLACAVAEEVPLEYDPLIAADLPLAQHEVVEKLPVPDGFHALIIGAGVSGLCAAIKFKQAGIPFTILEKSSQVGGIWRDNRYPGAGVDTPNHLYSYTFAPYDWTKYFALRDELHGYLKHVADKFDLLPHIRFNTEVKSANYNKDTQKWEVTTQRDDGSRDVMKSNVLISAVGIFNPIKFPNIKGLDRFAGPRFHTGEWPDNVDLTGKRVAMIGNGASAMQTGPAIQDKVKSLTIFQRSTHWVAPNEQFGQPIPEAMRFLLREVPLYRAWYRIRLGWAFGDRIHITLQKDPNWEYPDRSLNKANDSHRAYFTQYIVSELGDRKDLLEKVVPPYPPFGKRMLMDNGWYRMLKNDKVALVDNPIVEIKPDRVVTKDGKEYEADVLIVATGFDVLRFLTTFEAHGRSGRSLREVWEDDNAKAYLGTVIPDFPNFFCLYGPNLQPGHGGSLIFVVEMQMRYVMDVMKKMLTQNLGAVECRQDVQDAYIEGVDKAHANMVWTHPGMETYYRNDRGRIVVNSPYKNTTFYDMTKEANLADFNVEPRQEA